From a single Lolium rigidum isolate FL_2022 chromosome 7, APGP_CSIRO_Lrig_0.1, whole genome shotgun sequence genomic region:
- the LOC124678933 gene encoding protein CHUP1, chloroplastic-like, translating to MLEVTGEMEGGGNGGAGLGFSLRFDPMRAGFDRALVSLPAPALISRFLGWTESSSQGRPSHGSAVVAAAVAVYLAARFVSDQQPRRHRRRRLAASAVDKPNSATRPRALPAPGDGLRILASNDEYSENVIHGASIGAGDDEPVLVARVQTMPPHVAAGSASSDAESEKKQSEKEREEVDRFKELWLSLVEREQRLELQLMELDDLREQEATVRELENRLGVAAVEARHLELKVLSLREENERLKEHTSELDVVRAQLGRAKEKVRSLKERVQVEREEAQREAVALRERVKELEKNDEEREKALAAEAASLRKANDVLQEENRELALRLQDAEQVATSVSLVHEEDNGDEASYLRETNERLTRQIEQLHSNHCAHVEELVYLKWVNACLRHDLRGNDHQSSSAQQDQDGAGAGMSSAMELSKSMSYRSSEKAKELMLRYGNLGLDPSLLSPLNESLYGDGEDRQRRGGHDEPERSPGVSATTAASAPEKRAGHGKLKFLKNIKKLLASSKKGQGHGHDRKSIKVPNDEHVEKALRWLSSSHDAFGGDSSYESTPLSSCERTPLSSVTTRDSRAHARGGETAAEPAVAGLPAEAQLLRSKSDVGASFGREGSRYHALRPDRPAGVGQDGFYAPEKMRRYSEELTSS from the exons ATGCTTGAAGTCACAGGGGAGATGGAGGGAGGCGGGAATGGAGGAGCTGGCCTCGGATTCTCTCTCCGGTTTGATCCCATGAGGGCGGGCTTTGATCGTGCTCTGGTCAGCCTCCCTGCTCCCGCGCTGATCAGCCGCTTCCTTGGCTGGACCGAGAGCAGCAGCCAGGGGAGACCGTCTCATGGATCCGcagtggtcgccgccgccgttgctgtTTACTTGGCTGCGCGCTTCGTGTCCGATCAGCAGCCTCGCCGTCATCGCCGGCGACGTCTGGCTGCTTCTGCTGTAGATAAGCCAAATTCCG CAACTAGACCTCGTGCTCTTCCTGCGCCCGGTGATGGACTCCGAATTCTGGCATCCAAT GATGAATATTCGGAAAACGTGATTCACGGCGCGTCGATCGGCGCCGGGGACGACGAGCCGGTTCTTGTGGCAAGAGTTCAGACTATGCCTCCCCACGTGGCAGCAGGATCAGCAAGCTCTGACGCCGAATCGGAGAAGAAACAATCGGAGAAAGAGCGTGAGGAGGTCGACCGGTTCAAGGAGCTCTGGCTGTCTCTCGTGGAGCGGGAGCAGAGGCTGGAGCTCCAGCTCATGGAACTGGACGACCTCAGGGAGCAGGAGGCTACCGTTCGGGAGCTCGAGAACCGCCTCGGCGTCGCCGCCGTGGAGGCGCGACACCTGGAGCTCAAGGTCTTGTCGCTGCGTGAGGAGAACGAGAGGCTCAAGGAGCATACGTCGGAGCTGGACGTCGTCCGGGCACAGCTGGGCCGCGCCAAGGAGAAGGTGCGGTCGCTCAAGGAGAGGGTACAGGTCGAGCGGGAGGAGGCCCAGCGCGAGGCGGTAGCGCTCCGGGAGAGGGTGAAGGAGCTCGAAAAGAACGACGAGGAGAGGGAGAAGgcgctggcggcggaggcggcatcTCTCCGGAAGGCGAACGACGTGCTGCAGGAGGAGAACAGGGAGCTTGCTCTAAGGCTGCAGGATGCAGAGCAGGTTGCCACCTCTGTCAGTTTGGTTCACGAG GAGGACAATGGTGATGAGGCTAGCTACCTAAGGGAGACGAACGAGAGGTTGACGAGGCAGATCGAGCAGCTGCACAGCAACCACTGCGCGCACGTCGAGGAGCTTGTCTACCTCAAGTGGGTCAACGCATGCCTCCGCCACGACCTCCGTGGCAATGACCACCAGTCCTCTTCCGCCCAACAAGATCaggacggcgccggcgccggcatgTCGTCGGCCATGGAGCTGAGCAAGAGCATGAGCTACCGCTCCAGCGAGAAGGCCAAGGAGCTCATGCTACGGTACGGCAACCTCGGCCTCGACCCCTCGCTCTTATCGCCGCTGAACGAGTCGCTATACGGCGACGGCGAAGATCGCCAGCGGCGCGGAGGTCACGACGAGCCAGAGAGGAGTCCGGGCGTGTCGGCGACCACTGCCGCCTCCGCGCCGGAGAAACGGGCCGGGCATGGTAAGCTCAAGTTTCTGAAGAACATCAAGAAGCTGCTGGCGAGCAGCAAAAAGGGCCAAGGCCACGGCCATGACCGCAAGAGCATCAAGGTGCCCAACGACGAGCATGTCGAGAAGGCCCTGCGGTGGCTGTCCTCCAGCCACGACGCGTTCGGCGGAGATAGCTCCTACGAGAGCACGCCACTGTCGTCGTGCGAGAGAACACCGCTGAGCAGCGTGACGACCCGGGACTCCCGCGCCCATGCGCGCGGCGGGGAGACGGCGGCGGAGCCGGCCGTGGCGGGGCTGCCGGCCGAGGCTCAGCTGCTGAGGTCGAAGAGCGACGTCGGCGCGTCGTTCGGGCGGGAAGGGAGCAGGTACCACGCTCTACGGCCGGACCGCCCAGCCGGTGTCGGGCAGGACGGGTTCTACGCGCCGGAGAAAATGAGAAGGTACTCGGAGGAGTTGACAAGCTCCTGA